The following are encoded in a window of Kitasatospora sp. NBC_01250 genomic DNA:
- a CDS encoding TOBE domain-containing protein has translation MSLSIRNRIPGTVTAITGGAVMATVRARLVGGQDITAAITLEAVRELGLAEGSRVEALAKSTEIALAAADAPVAGLSIRNQLPGTVTEVAAGGAMATVKVAIEGGELTAAITKDAVDDLGLRTGTPVVALIKSTEISLAAA, from the coding sequence ATGAGCCTGAGCATCCGCAACCGGATCCCCGGCACCGTCACCGCGATCACCGGCGGCGCCGTGATGGCGACCGTGCGCGCCCGCCTGGTGGGCGGCCAGGACATCACCGCGGCGATCACCCTGGAGGCCGTGCGGGAGCTGGGCCTCGCCGAGGGGTCCCGGGTCGAGGCACTGGCCAAGTCCACCGAGATCGCCCTCGCCGCCGCCGACGCCCCGGTCGCGGGCCTGAGCATCCGCAACCAGCTGCCGGGCACCGTCACCGAGGTGGCCGCCGGTGGCGCCATGGCCACCGTCAAGGTCGCCATCGAGGGCGGCGAGCTGACCGCGGCGATCACCAAGGACGCCGTCGACGACCTCGGCCTGCGCACCGGCACCCCGGTGGTGGCCCTGATCAAGTCGACCGAGATCTCGCTGGCCGCCGCCTAG
- a CDS encoding RraA family protein, whose protein sequence is MDHQELQKRFETLTTAHLADACLRARVPVRCAPAQLRPVVPGGRVAGRVRPARHVGSVDIFLEAFERSAPGDVLVVDNAARLEEACIGDLVVLEARAAGLSGLVVWGLHRDTADILAIGLPVFSLGALPTGPQRLDPRPAEVLDSARVGEWTVTQEDLALGDEDGVLFLPAARAAELFALAEQIRDTERRQAERIRTGDTLRTQVHFDRYLAARRTRPDLTFRDHLRAVGGAIEE, encoded by the coding sequence ATGGATCACCAGGAGCTTCAGAAGCGCTTCGAAACCCTGACCACCGCCCACCTGGCGGACGCCTGCCTCCGCGCGCGGGTCCCGGTGCGCTGCGCGCCTGCGCAGCTGCGGCCCGTGGTGCCGGGCGGCCGGGTGGCCGGGCGGGTCCGCCCGGCCCGGCACGTCGGCAGCGTGGACATCTTCCTGGAAGCCTTCGAACGGTCCGCGCCCGGCGACGTGCTGGTGGTCGACAACGCCGCCCGGCTCGAAGAGGCCTGCATCGGCGACCTCGTGGTCCTGGAGGCCCGCGCGGCCGGGCTCTCGGGCCTGGTCGTCTGGGGCCTGCACCGCGACACGGCCGACATCCTGGCCATCGGGCTGCCGGTCTTCAGCCTGGGCGCCCTGCCCACCGGCCCGCAGCGCCTGGACCCGCGCCCCGCCGAGGTGCTCGACTCCGCCCGGGTGGGCGAGTGGACGGTGACCCAGGAGGACCTGGCCCTGGGCGACGAGGACGGCGTGCTCTTCCTCCCCGCCGCCCGCGCCGCGGAACTCTTCGCACTCGCCGAGCAGATCCGCGACACCGAACGCCGCCAGGCCGAGCGGATCCGCACCGGCGACACCCTGCGCACCCAGGTCCACTTCGACCGCTACCTCGCCGCCCGCCGGACCCGACCCGACCTCACCTTCCGCGACCACCTGCGCGCGGTGGGCGGCGCGATCGAGGAGTGA